In Haematobia irritans isolate KBUSLIRL chromosome 1, ASM5000362v1, whole genome shotgun sequence, a genomic segment contains:
- the LOC142222066 gene encoding uncharacterized protein LOC142222066 isoform X2 yields the protein MRTKLSAAGIIKRRIHTRTPKEKPVTSTKSDGIDVDDLRILQIQNSQWAKVLEIWKKSHLVRQNELKNTNMSTYDYMEKYKVLCNERSYDLIEIDFKRLYPQSKGVNDWRIYYPKIISKATKVREHSIQKILTIINKTLDEETKYALALMVVPYLLPTARHNSKLEVQESFIIYSENILQADDETRNNHKRRKLETQPLIHFVGDTTNAISLCYVDLAGIRLKFKDPLKAFEVCFQSFMAMNIKYPTECTHVWTFFQKLIFEVDTIWDLTLPSVSTLINELKS from the exons ATGAGGACAAAGTTAAGTGCTGCCGGCATTATTAAGAGGCGCATTCACACAAGGACTCCCAAAGAAA aaccTGTTACCTCTACTAAAAGTGATGGAATTGATGTCGATGATCTTCGTATTCTCCAAATACAAAATTCACAATGGGCAAAAGTTTTGGAAATATGGAAAAAGTCACATTTAGTACGACAAAACGAATTGAAAAACACGAATATGTCCACATATGATTATATGGAGAAATACAAAGTTCTTTGCAACGAAAGGAGCTATGATTTG ATTGAAATAGACTTCAAAAGATTATATCCGCAGTCAAAGGGAGTTAATGATTGGAGGATTTACTACCCCAAAATAATTTCCAAAGCAACAAAAGTAAGGGAGCACagcattcaaaaaattttaactatcaTAAACAAAACATTAGACGAAG AAACAAAATACGCCCTTGCCCTCATGGTTGTACCTTATCTTTTGCCAACAGCACGACATAACTCCAAATTAGAAGTTCAAGAATCGTTTATCATCTATAGTGAA AATATATTGCAAGCAGATGACGAAACCAGAAATAACCATAAACGTAGGAAATTGGAAACCCAACCGTTAATACACTTCGTTGGAGACACTACAAACGCAATATCCCTCTGCTACGTTGATTTGGCTGGAATAAGATTGAAATTTAAGGACCCTTTGAAAGCATTTGAAGTGTGTTTCCAGAGTTTCATGgctatgaatataaaatatcCTACAGAATGTACCCACGTGtggacatttttccaaaaacttatttttgaagTCGACACAATTTGGGATTTAACATTACCATCCGTGAGTACACTCATTAATGAACTGAAGTCATAA
- the LOC142222066 gene encoding uncharacterized protein LOC142222066 isoform X1: MSHCCRLFKLHREDFLQLSQFIVEIFPSEIKESYYVPFQKGHLAKGKLYDAYNNMRTKLSAAGIIKRRIHTRTPKEKPVTSTKSDGIDVDDLRILQIQNSQWAKVLEIWKKSHLVRQNELKNTNMSTYDYMEKYKVLCNERSYDLIEIDFKRLYPQSKGVNDWRIYYPKIISKATKVREHSIQKILTIINKTLDEETKYALALMVVPYLLPTARHNSKLEVQESFIIYSENILQADDETRNNHKRRKLETQPLIHFVGDTTNAISLCYVDLAGIRLKFKDPLKAFEVCFQSFMAMNIKYPTECTHVWTFFQKLIFEVDTIWDLTLPSVSTLINELKS; the protein is encoded by the exons ATGTCCCATTGCTGCCGACTGTTCAA atTACATAGAGAGGATTTTTTACAATTATCCCAATTCATTGTTGAAATATTTCCCTCTGAAATAAAAGAAAGCTATTACGTTCCATTTCAAAAAGGCCACCTAGCAAAGGGCAAATTATACGATGCTTACAACAATATGAGGACAAAGTTAAGTGCTGCCGGCATTATTAAGAGGCGCATTCACACAAGGACTCCCAAAGAAA aaccTGTTACCTCTACTAAAAGTGATGGAATTGATGTCGATGATCTTCGTATTCTCCAAATACAAAATTCACAATGGGCAAAAGTTTTGGAAATATGGAAAAAGTCACATTTAGTACGACAAAACGAATTGAAAAACACGAATATGTCCACATATGATTATATGGAGAAATACAAAGTTCTTTGCAACGAAAGGAGCTATGATTTG ATTGAAATAGACTTCAAAAGATTATATCCGCAGTCAAAGGGAGTTAATGATTGGAGGATTTACTACCCCAAAATAATTTCCAAAGCAACAAAAGTAAGGGAGCACagcattcaaaaaattttaactatcaTAAACAAAACATTAGACGAAG AAACAAAATACGCCCTTGCCCTCATGGTTGTACCTTATCTTTTGCCAACAGCACGACATAACTCCAAATTAGAAGTTCAAGAATCGTTTATCATCTATAGTGAA AATATATTGCAAGCAGATGACGAAACCAGAAATAACCATAAACGTAGGAAATTGGAAACCCAACCGTTAATACACTTCGTTGGAGACACTACAAACGCAATATCCCTCTGCTACGTTGATTTGGCTGGAATAAGATTGAAATTTAAGGACCCTTTGAAAGCATTTGAAGTGTGTTTCCAGAGTTTCATGgctatgaatataaaatatcCTACAGAATGTACCCACGTGtggacatttttccaaaaacttatttttgaagTCGACACAATTTGGGATTTAACATTACCATCCGTGAGTACACTCATTAATGAACTGAAGTCATAA